In Haemophilus parainfluenzae, one genomic interval encodes:
- the malQ gene encoding 4-alpha-glucanotransferase yields MLTRSSGVLMHITSLPNAFGIGSFGQSAYEFVDFLVETKQTYWQILPLTTTSYGDSPYQSFSAIAGNTHFIDFDLLTQMGLLKEADYASVNFGDDPTSVDYERIFSARRPILETAVKNFLANQSFQADFQNFEKNNRLWLDDFAEFMAIKEHFGNQALQKWADKKAVARDPKTLEKYRTMLADQIQYFKVTQYFFFKQWGELKDYANQKGIKIIGDMPIYVAADSVEVWTKPELFQLDKERNPLFVAGVPADQFSATGQLWGNPLYDWEEHKKQGYTWWIHRIEESFKIYDVLRIDHFKGFSDYWQVDGKADIAKYGSWQPGPGYDLFKVVKEQLGDLPIIAEDLGNIDEKARKLLTDCNYPGMKILQFGFEDVSGKSLDSPHYCIPHSIAYTGTHDNDVTNGWYNGLTTQQQQYINDYTHRHNDESICQAMIRQLFATVNNTAIATMQDILDSPASSRMNVPSTIGGNWQWRMQKSDLTQDKKDFLAKMTTLYQRANQEIPMIKFSTFVKNKTNKSLEQLSDKETYIQLLNYVKTLSADKPKNTGKRKVYYISAEFLIGKLLSNNLINLGVYQDIKTELESAGKSLSHIEDIEPEPSLGNGGLGRLASCFIDSMSTLGLNAEGVGLNYHYGLFKQVFKKNEQHAEPNDWIEDSSWLIPTDISYEVPFKKFTLTSKLDRIDILGYKKDTKNYLNLFDIKSVNPKLIKKGIEFDKTAIEENLTLFLYPDDSDKNGELLRIYQQYFMVSNAAQLLIDEAIERGSNLHDLADYAYVQINDTHPSMVIPELIRLLTEKHQIKFAEAVEIVRKMVGYTNHTILAEALEKWPLAYLDEVVPHLVVIIKKLDKLVRAEYKDPAVQIIDKQKRVHMAHMDIHFSNSVNGVAALHTEILKNSELKAFYALYPEKFNNKTNGITFRRWLEFSNQPLAAYIKELIGDEYLHDATKLEKLLAFKDDKKVHQQLAKIKFENKLALKAYLKENKGIDLDENSIIDTQIKRFHEYKRQQMNALYVIHKYLEIKAGKLPKRKITVIFGGKAAPAYVIAQDIIHLILCLSELINNDPKVNKYLNVHLVENYNVSVAEKLIPATDISEQISLASKEASGTGNMKFMLNGALTLGTMDGANVEIAELAGAENIYTFGKDSESIIKLYETAGYVSKEYYENDKEIKRAVDFILNPAVVKLGNKTRLERLYNELLNKDWFMTLIDFNAYVDAKEQILADYEDQDSWNEKVVHNIAKAGFFSSDRTIAQYNADIWHCEG; encoded by the coding sequence ATGCTTACTCGTTCAAGTGGTGTTCTTATGCACATTACCTCACTACCAAATGCATTCGGAATTGGTAGTTTTGGGCAATCGGCTTATGAGTTTGTTGATTTTTTAGTTGAAACTAAACAAACTTATTGGCAAATTCTTCCACTTACCACCACCAGCTATGGTGATTCTCCTTATCAATCTTTCTCTGCAATCGCAGGCAATACTCACTTTATTGATTTTGATTTATTAACCCAAATGGGGTTATTGAAAGAAGCAGATTATGCCTCAGTCAATTTTGGGGATGATCCAACTAGTGTTGATTATGAACGAATCTTCTCTGCGCGCCGTCCAATTTTAGAAACGGCAGTGAAAAATTTTTTAGCGAATCAATCATTCCAAGCTGATTTCCAAAATTTTGAAAAAAACAACCGCTTGTGGTTAGACGATTTTGCTGAGTTTATGGCAATTAAAGAGCATTTCGGCAATCAAGCATTGCAAAAATGGGCTGATAAAAAAGCGGTAGCGCGTGATCCAAAAACATTAGAAAAATATCGCACCATGTTAGCGGATCAAATTCAGTACTTTAAAGTGACGCAATATTTCTTCTTCAAACAATGGGGCGAATTAAAAGATTACGCGAATCAAAAGGGCATTAAGATTATCGGTGATATGCCGATTTATGTGGCGGCAGATAGCGTAGAAGTTTGGACAAAACCAGAACTCTTCCAATTAGATAAAGAACGCAATCCGCTTTTTGTCGCGGGGGTTCCTGCCGATCAATTCAGTGCAACGGGGCAGCTTTGGGGCAACCCACTTTACGATTGGGAAGAACATAAAAAACAAGGCTATACTTGGTGGATTCACCGCATTGAAGAAAGCTTCAAGATTTATGATGTACTCCGCATCGACCATTTCAAAGGTTTCTCCGATTATTGGCAAGTAGATGGAAAAGCTGATATTGCTAAATACGGTAGTTGGCAGCCTGGTCCGGGTTATGACTTATTCAAAGTGGTTAAAGAACAACTAGGCGATTTGCCGATTATTGCTGAAGACTTAGGTAATATTGATGAAAAAGCCAGAAAGCTACTTACAGATTGTAATTATCCAGGCATGAAGATTTTGCAATTTGGCTTTGAAGATGTCAGTGGAAAAAGCTTAGATAGCCCGCATTATTGCATACCACATTCTATTGCTTATACAGGCACGCATGATAATGATGTGACCAATGGTTGGTATAACGGTCTTACCACCCAACAGCAGCAATATATCAATGATTATACGCACCGTCATAATGATGAGTCGATTTGCCAAGCAATGATTCGTCAGCTCTTTGCAACGGTCAACAATACTGCGATTGCAACGATGCAAGATATTTTAGATTCACCTGCGAGTTCAAGAATGAATGTTCCGTCAACAATTGGTGGAAACTGGCAATGGAGAATGCAGAAATCTGATTTAACACAAGATAAAAAAGACTTTTTAGCCAAAATGACCACGTTATATCAACGTGCTAATCAGGAAATCCCTATGATTAAATTTAGTACATTTGTAAAAAACAAAACCAATAAATCGCTTGAACAATTAAGCGATAAAGAAACTTATATTCAATTATTAAATTACGTGAAAACACTCTCTGCAGATAAACCTAAAAACACAGGTAAACGTAAGGTTTATTATATTTCTGCAGAATTCTTAATTGGTAAATTACTTTCTAATAACCTGATTAACCTTGGTGTGTATCAAGACATCAAAACGGAATTAGAAAGTGCGGGTAAATCATTAAGCCATATTGAAGATATTGAGCCAGAACCGTCTTTAGGAAATGGTGGGTTAGGTCGTTTGGCTTCTTGTTTTATTGATTCAATGTCTACGCTTGGCTTAAATGCTGAGGGGGTAGGTTTAAACTATCATTATGGGTTGTTCAAACAAGTCTTTAAAAAGAATGAACAACATGCTGAGCCTAATGACTGGATTGAAGATAGCTCTTGGTTAATTCCAACGGATATTAGCTATGAGGTGCCATTTAAGAAATTTACGTTAACTTCTAAATTAGATCGTATTGATATTCTAGGTTATAAGAAAGACACAAAAAACTATCTCAATTTATTTGATATTAAATCAGTGAATCCTAAACTGATTAAAAAAGGTATCGAGTTTGATAAAACTGCAATTGAAGAAAATCTAACATTATTCCTTTATCCAGATGATTCAGATAAAAATGGGGAATTACTGCGTATTTATCAACAATACTTCATGGTATCAAATGCAGCACAATTATTAATTGATGAAGCGATTGAACGTGGCAGTAATTTACATGATTTAGCCGATTATGCGTATGTTCAGATCAACGATACTCACCCTTCAATGGTGATTCCTGAATTAATTCGCTTATTAACGGAAAAACATCAGATTAAATTTGCAGAAGCCGTTGAAATTGTACGTAAGATGGTGGGCTACACAAACCATACAATTTTGGCTGAAGCATTAGAAAAATGGCCACTCGCTTATTTAGATGAAGTGGTGCCGCATTTAGTGGTGATCATTAAAAAATTAGATAAATTAGTGCGTGCCGAGTATAAAGATCCTGCCGTACAAATTATTGATAAACAAAAACGTGTGCATATGGCGCACATGGACATCCACTTTTCAAATTCTGTGAATGGTGTGGCGGCATTACATACGGAGATTTTGAAAAATTCAGAGCTTAAAGCGTTCTATGCGTTATATCCTGAAAAATTTAATAATAAGACAAACGGCATTACCTTCCGCCGTTGGTTAGAGTTTTCTAACCAACCATTAGCTGCTTATATTAAAGAATTGATTGGCGATGAGTATTTGCATGATGCAACGAAATTAGAAAAATTGTTAGCCTTTAAAGATGATAAAAAGGTTCATCAACAATTAGCGAAAATTAAGTTTGAAAACAAATTAGCATTAAAAGCGTACCTTAAAGAAAATAAAGGTATTGATTTAGATGAAAATTCAATCATTGATACGCAAATTAAGCGTTTCCATGAATATAAACGCCAACAAATGAATGCGCTTTATGTGATTCATAAATACTTAGAAATTAAAGCGGGTAAATTACCAAAACGTAAAATTACGGTGATTTTTGGTGGAAAAGCCGCACCAGCTTACGTGATTGCACAGGATATTATTCATTTAATTCTTTGCTTATCTGAGTTAATCAATAATGATCCTAAAGTGAATAAGTATTTAAACGTGCATTTGGTGGAAAACTATAATGTGAGCGTAGCGGAAAAACTGATTCCTGCAACCGATATTTCAGAGCAAATTTCACTTGCCTCTAAAGAAGCTTCCGGTACAGGGAATATGAAATTTATGCTTAATGGGGCGTTAACACTAGGCACAATGGATGGCGCTAATGTTGAAATTGCAGAATTAGCAGGTGCTGAAAATATCTATACATTCGGTAAAGACTCAGAAAGCATTATTAAACTTTATGAAACAGCAGGTTATGTTTCAAAAGAGTATTATGAAAACGACAAAGAGATTAAAAGAGCGGTTGATTTTATTCTTAATCCTGCGGTGGTGAAATTAGGTAATAAAACACGTTTAGAACGTCTTTATAACGAGTTATTAAATAAAGACTGGTTTATGACGTTAATTGACTTTAATGCTTATGTCGACGCGAAAGAACAAATCTTAGCAGATTATGAAGATCAAGATAGTTGGAATGAGAAAGTAGTTCACAATATCGCAAAAGCGGGCTTTTTCTCATCAGATCGTACTATTGCTCAATATAATGCAGACATCTGGCATTGTGAGGGCTAA
- a CDS encoding endonuclease/exonuclease/phosphatase family protein has product MKLLTLNVHAWLEANQAEKIEILADTIVEKGYDIIALQEVNQLMSASAISPTLKQDNYGVILLNKINQRVAQKYSLFWSNSHIGYDKYDEGIAFLTRLPVYDVDAFYCSQHQRLDSILSRKIIGLTVEYQGQLIECYSCHINLPNCDGENQLDNVRYIVERSQSANLKILMGDFNTDAISDQQAYQQIKSLGLFDTFEMAEQKDSGITVEKAIDGWKGHSQEKRLDYIFLNQAKKVLSSQVIFNGKNKPIVSDHFGVEVDLIL; this is encoded by the coding sequence ATGAAACTACTTACCCTGAATGTACACGCTTGGTTAGAAGCTAACCAAGCGGAAAAAATAGAGATTCTTGCTGATACTATTGTAGAAAAGGGCTATGACATCATTGCCTTACAAGAGGTTAATCAATTGATGTCGGCTTCTGCGATTTCGCCAACATTAAAGCAAGATAACTATGGTGTCATTCTGTTGAATAAAATCAATCAACGCGTTGCACAAAAATATTCGCTTTTTTGGAGCAATTCGCATATTGGTTACGATAAATATGATGAAGGCATTGCGTTTTTAACCCGTTTGCCTGTTTATGATGTTGATGCGTTTTATTGTAGCCAACATCAACGTCTTGACTCAATTCTTTCGCGTAAAATCATTGGCTTGACGGTAGAATATCAAGGACAGTTAATTGAATGTTATTCTTGCCATATCAATTTGCCAAATTGTGATGGGGAAAACCAACTCGATAATGTTCGTTATATTGTAGAACGGAGTCAAAGTGCGAATCTTAAAATCTTGATGGGCGATTTCAATACTGATGCAATAAGCGACCAGCAAGCTTACCAACAAATTAAATCCTTAGGCTTATTCGATACATTTGAAATGGCAGAACAGAAGGATAGTGGCATCACTGTAGAGAAAGCGATTGACGGCTGGAAAGGCCATAGTCAAGAAAAGCGATTAGATTATATTTTTTTAAATCAGGCAAAAAAGGTTTTATCCAGTCAGGTTATTTTTAATGGGAAAAATAAACCGATTGTTTCCGACCATTTTGGCGTAGAAGTAGATCTCATCTTGTAG